One Pseudomonas sp. B21_DOA genomic window, GCCACTCAGCGCGTCGACCGGCACCGCGTATGCCAACTGACCCGGTTCGAAACGCGCCTTCTCCAGCGCGGTCGGTTCGGTACCGTCCTTGCCCTGCAACTTGATGCCCCACGTCGTGCGCTCGACATCCGCGCCCGGTGGCAGCGGCACTTCAAGCATGCCGTAGCGCAGCGGTTTCGCTGCCTTGCTGGTGAGGATCACCTCGTCCAGGTACAGGCTGTCGCTGGACAGCGGCTTCGTGCCGACCGGCTCGAGTTTGAAGGTGAACGCTTCGTCGCCCGGCACCAGACGCGACAGGCGCCGGGTGATGGTCACGGCCATCGGATCGACCTGCGGCTGTTGAGTCTGGAAGCTCAGCGCCGCACGCAGCGGCCGCTCTTGCGTGCCGGACACGCTCAGCACATTCGGCAGCGGCGTTGCGCCTTGCCATGTCCAGTACATCTCGCCGCTGGCGCCGTAGTTTTTCTTCCAGCCCTCACCCGGCATCAACGCGATGGTTGGCGAGGCCTGAGCGATGCTGCGTTGCAGCCAGGTTAGCGCCAGTGCGCGTTCCAGCGTCGATTGCTGCGGCAGCAAGCGTTGCAGCAATGCCGTGGCGCGAGCCTGATCAAACGGTTGCAGCGACAGGTTCAGCGCTTCGACAAAAGGCTGCGAACTGGTCGCCAGACGTTGTTGCGCTGCGCCCAGTTGCCGATTGAACGCCTCCGGCAAAGCAACTTTCGCCTGCGTGGCCAACGATGCAGTGAGTACCCGCGCCGCCGCCAGACCGAGTGCCGAGGCCGGGTCGCCCATTACCAGACTGTCCTGGCCGTCATCAAGCAAGGTTTCGGCACTGCCTTCACCGGCCTTGACCAAATCGTCGATCAAACCGCTGAGCAGCGTGTTCACTGGCAACTGCATCTGTTTGGCGAACGACAGGATCAGCGCCCGTTGCAGCAACGGCGTGTTCGGCGCTTGCTTGGCGTACACCTCGAGTACCCGCTGCCAGTGTTCAGGCGGCAGGTTCAGCTCGAGTACGCGGCTGGCGTTCCAGTCGGCGTAATAGGCATAGGCGGTGAGAAATGCATCCGGCTCGCCGTCGTAGCCCCACCAGGTGAAGCTGGCCGACGGTCCGGCCATTTGCACCAGGCGCAGACGACTGTTCTGCATGATCAGACGCAAGCGATCGCGAGTCTGCGGGTTCGAGGCCAGCGATGGATAAGCGATGCTCAATGGCAACAAGCGACTGGCGGTCTGCTCGACGCCGCCGTACGGGTAGCTGAGCAGATCGTCGAGGGCGGAACGGAACAGCGCTTGCGGACTGTCATCCAGGCGCAGGCGAATATCCGTGGCATCCGCCGGCAAACTCAACGGCGTATCGCCGCTGGCCACGTCGAGGCTTTGCGTCTGAGTGACCTGCCAGCCGTCGCCGGTGGCACTCAAGCGCACAGCCAGGGCATCGGCCACTTTGCCGTCCTGCACCAGCTCCGCCGTCCACCCGCCAGAGGCCAAAGCGAACGCCGGCAGTGGCAGGTAATTGATGCCGCTGTTCAGGGTCACCGGCAGACGTTGTTCGGTACCGGCATAGTGAGTCACCAGTTCCGCCTTGACCGGTTTCTCCGCCTGACTGAACGCAAACACGCCCAGTTGCGGCTGGTCGCCCTTGCGGAATTTGCTCGGCCCGCTCCACTTCAGGTACAGCGGCTTTTCCGAACGGACAAACTGCTTCTTCTGCCCGACCTGACCGTCATCGGCAATCGCCCGCGCGGTGATGCGCCAGCGAGTCAGCGAGTCCGGCATTTTGAAGGTGAAGCGGGTTTTGCCGTCGGCGCCGGTCAACAATTCCGGCTGCCACGCAGCGGTGTCGACATCTTCACGGCGCGGACGCTCGAGCACTTTCACGCCGCGTTCGCTGCGATTGGCTTTACCGGGTGCGCCGGGGCTGCCCGGCAACGCCACGTCGTAACTAATAAACGACAGGCTGGCACTGGTACGCACGTTGTTGCGCCGTGGGTGATAGAAGAACTGGTCGATGGTCGGCGCGACTTCCGGTTGCAGCGCGTAGACCATTTCATCGACCACGCTGACCGTCAGATGCGCCGGAACGGCTTTGCCGGCGAACTGCGTGGTCAGGTCGACCGTCACCGTGTCGCCCGGCAGATACACAGCTTTATCGGTGCTGATCGCCACGTCGATTTGCGGCGCGACCACTTTGATCCCGGCGTTCTGGAAGCTGTACTGACCGCCCTTGGTGTAGAGCACGGAGAAGGTCAGGTTCGGCGCGAAGTTATCCTTCACCGCAATGCGCGCGCGGTATTGGGTGTCGCTGAGTTTTTCCAGCTTCAGCCAGTCGCCGCCCTTGGCCAACAGCGCGGTCGCTTCTACCTTGTCGCGCTCCAGCGACAGCAGTGCATCGCTGACCGGCTCGGGGAAGGTGATCAGCGCCAGCGCTTCTTCGCCCGCCTTGTACTCAGGCCTGTCGAGGACGATTTCCACGGTACCCGGCACCGCTTTCACACCGTCGCCGGTGACCGCATGGCCGGTGGCACCAAGAACACGACCGTGTTGATCTTTCAGCGTCAGGTTGTAGGTGCCCGGGCGCTCGAAGGCGAGGCTGAAGCCTTTATCCGTTGCGGCGAGTTTGCCTTCGCCAGTGCTCTGGTCCTCCAGGCGCACCCAGGCGTAGCTGCTCGGCGTCACGGCTTTGCTTTGTTCAGTGCCACCCTCGTTGGCGTAGCTGAAGGCAACCTTGTCGCCGACCGCGCTGAAACGCTGCGGTGCGCTCAAGCGAAAACTTGCCGCACCACGGTCGATGAGGATTTCCTTGGTGGTCTTGACCCGATACGCCGCGCCGTCGCTGGCGAATACGGTGAGCATGTAGCGGCTTGGCTTGTCGGCGGCTGGCAGGTCGAGGGTTGCGTTGCCCTTGCTGTCGGTGGTCAGTTCGGTGCTGGTCAGCTCCACCGGGAATTGCCCGAGGTATTGCAGCTCGTTGTCGACCATCGACAGTTGCTGGGCACGCAGGCTCAGGCTCAATTTCGCGTTGGCCACCGGTTTGCCGTCCGGGTAGAGCAACACCAGACTGCCTTTCAC contains:
- a CDS encoding alpha-2-macroglobulin family protein, with the protein product MTGARMLRICSRISLLLALLLPFTCVNAEDSVEPSNYTPVAGESFFLLADSSFASDEPAMVRLEAPGRDYRRFRMEPYGGADIRVYRIDKPLDFLKRQKNLHRVVSDGQFKGEGLSNTLAYLWDNWYRKSRRVMQRAFSYESRKQVTEEVPELKMGEAMAAPTPYDAQPQFALIPGLPVVSQFRYPLWQAKPIQPPAGVNLAGSSSDFVSVAPGNVYIPLGNLKPGLYLVEALIGKYRATTMVFVSNTVAVSKIAGDELLVWAARKHEGSSVPKVNVLWTDGLGVMSSGATDADGLLRLKHVSPERSFVIGEDEEGGVFVSENFYYDSEIYDTKLYAFTDRPLYRPGDWVSLKIVGREFKNARDSVLPGAADVSVSVLDATGTELQTLDLKLDSKAGTQGRFQLPDNAVAGGYEIRFNYKDQAYSSAFRVAEYIKPHFEISLNLAKQDYRTGEPVKGSLVLLYPDGKPVANAKLSLSLRAQQLSMVDNELQYLGQFPVELTSTELTTDSKGNATLDLPAADKPSRYMLTVFASDGAAYRVKTTKEILIDRGAASFRLSAPQRFSAVGDKVAFSYANEGGTEQSKAVTPSSYAWVRLEDQSTGEGKLAATDKGFSLAFERPGTYNLTLKDQHGRVLGATGHAVTGDGVKAVPGTVEIVLDRPEYKAGEEALALITFPEPVSDALLSLERDKVEATALLAKGGDWLKLEKLSDTQYRARIAVKDNFAPNLTFSVLYTKGGQYSFQNAGIKVVAPQIDVAISTDKAVYLPGDTVTVDLTTQFAGKAVPAHLTVSVVDEMVYALQPEVAPTIDQFFYHPRRNNVRTSASLSFISYDVALPGSPGAPGKANRSERGVKVLERPRREDVDTAAWQPELLTGADGKTRFTFKMPDSLTRWRITARAIADDGQVGQKKQFVRSEKPLYLKWSGPSKFRKGDQPQLGVFAFSQAEKPVKAELVTHYAGTEQRLPVTLNSGINYLPLPAFALASGGWTAELVQDGKVADALAVRLSATGDGWQVTQTQSLDVASGDTPLSLPADATDIRLRLDDSPQALFRSALDDLLSYPYGGVEQTASRLLPLSIAYPSLASNPQTRDRLRLIMQNSRLRLVQMAGPSASFTWWGYDGEPDAFLTAYAYYADWNASRVLELNLPPEHWQRVLEVYAKQAPNTPLLQRALILSFAKQMQLPVNTLLSGLIDDLVKAGEGSAETLLDDGQDSLVMGDPASALGLAAARVLTASLATQAKVALPEAFNRQLGAAQQRLATSSQPFVEALNLSLQPFDQARATALLQRLLPQQSTLERALALTWLQRSIAQASPTIALMPGEGWKKNYGASGEMYWTWQGATPLPNVLSVSGTQERPLRAALSFQTQQPQVDPMAVTITRRLSRLVPGDEAFTFKLEPVGTKPLSSDSLYLDEVILTSKAAKPLRYGMLEVPLPPGADVERTTWGIKLQGKDGTEPTALEKARFEPGQLAYAVPVDALSGELRLRHLVRFSQKGQFNLPPVRFKQVYAPQHQAQEAKAALGQVTVN